A genomic window from Streptomyces sp. HUAS YS2 includes:
- a CDS encoding HAMP domain-containing protein encodes MESGVTARRGSGTRAKGGRSRSSGTVQVDAAALQRLLAALVSMRDGNFRRRLTVNGDGVMSEIAAVFNEVADRQLHLTGELSRVRRMVGREGKLSERLEVGPSEGTWAAAVEAANQLVDDLTRPVSEVGRVLSAVAEGDLEQRMELRSEGPEGAVRPLRGEFLKVARTVNNLVDQLSAFTDEVTRVALEVGTEGKLGGQAQVRGMSGSWKDLTDSVNTMAYRLTAQVRDIALVTTAVAKGDLSRKVTVHVDGEMLQLKNTVNTMVDQLSAFGSEVTRVAREVGTEGELGGQAEVPGVAGVWKDLTDSVNTMAGNLTSQVRGIAEVTTAVANGDLSQQVRVSARGEVAQLADTINQMTETLATFADEVTRVASEVGAGGVLGGQAQVPGAAGTWKDLTDSVNTAFRNLTGQVRDIAQVTTAVANGDLSQKVTVDVAGEMLELKNTVNTMVDQLSAFGSEVTRVAREVGVEGRLGGQAQVSGAAGTWKDLTDSVNTAFRNLTGQVRDIAQVTTAVANGDLTQKVTVDVAGEMLELKNTVNTMVSQLSNFADQVTRMARDVGTEGRLGGQARVDGVSGTWKELTDSVNFMAGNLTSQVRQIAQVTTAVARGDLSQKIDVDARGEILELKNTINTMVDQLGAFAEQVTRVARDVGTEGRLGGQAQVPGVAGVWRDLTDSVNGMAGNLTAQVRNIAGVATAVARGDLSQKIDVDARGEILELKNTLNTMVDQLSNFAEQVTRVAREVGTEGILGGQAEVQGVSGTWKDLTQSVNFMANNLTSQVRNIAEVTTAVAKGDLSKKITVDAKGEILELVTTVNTMVDQLSNFADEVTRVAREVGTEGILGGQARVRGVTGTWKDLSDNVNLMANNLTGQVRNISRVSAAVANGDLTKKVTVEARGEVAELADTVNTMVTTLSQFAEQVTMVAREVGTDGILGGQARVPGVSGTWKDLTDSVNGMADNLTGQVRQIATVTTAIAKGDLTKKIDIDARGEIQELKNTINTMVDQLSNFAEEVTRVAREVGTDGQLGGQARVRDVDGTWRDLTESVNEMAGNLTRQVRAIAAVATAVTRGDLNLKIDGVDAAGEIQALQDNINTMIVNLRDTTLANEEQDWLKGNLARISGLMQGRRDLDDVASLIMSELTPVVSAQHGAFFVAMPTGAASAADLGEQEEGQYELRMRGSYGYSAGSMPTSFRPGETLIGTAAEEKRTIQVNVPPGYLKISSGLGEASPAHVIVLPVLFEGKVLGVIELASFQPFTQIQRDFLNQLAELIATTVNTISVNTKTEVLLTQSQELTEQLRERSAELEHRQKELQGTNAELEEKAELLAQQNRDIEVKNTEIEEARQVLEERAEQLAVSMRYKSEFLANMSHELRTPLNSLLILAKLLADNADTNLTPKQVEFAETIHGAGSDLLQLINDILDLSKVEAGKMDVSPTRIALVQLVDYVEATFRPLTAEKGLDFSVRVSPELPATLHTDEQRLLQVLRNLLSNAVKFTDSGAVELVIRPAGAHVPQSIREQLLEAGSLRDADAELIAFSVTDTGIGIAAGKMRVIFEAFKQADGTTSRKYGGTGLGLSISREIARLLGGEIYAASEPGRGSTFTLYLPLQPSELPPNGYPQPGGLEPRAAIEDSAAGQGADGAVPLAPEPPTAALPPAESRSGAGALFRHRRKALWGGAGQSAGLPAEAVPGQEAYGAAEDEEQPRRTFSFGGEKVLIVDDDIRNVFALTSVLEQHGLSVLYAENGREGIEVLEQHDDVTVVLMDIMMPEMDGYATTTAIRRMPQFAGLPIIALTAKAMKGDREKAIESGASDYVTKPVDPDHLLSVMEHWMRGE; translated from the coding sequence GTGGAGTCTGGCGTGACGGCGCGACGCGGCAGCGGTACGCGCGCGAAGGGCGGACGGTCCCGGAGCAGTGGGACGGTGCAGGTGGACGCGGCGGCGCTGCAGCGCCTGCTCGCGGCGCTGGTGTCGATGCGGGACGGGAACTTCCGCCGGCGGCTGACCGTGAACGGCGACGGCGTGATGTCGGAGATCGCCGCTGTGTTCAACGAGGTTGCGGACCGGCAGCTGCACCTGACCGGGGAGCTCTCCCGGGTGCGCCGGATGGTGGGCCGGGAGGGGAAGCTCTCGGAGCGGCTGGAGGTCGGGCCGAGCGAGGGGACCTGGGCCGCGGCCGTCGAGGCCGCGAACCAGCTGGTCGACGACCTGACACGGCCGGTGTCCGAGGTGGGCCGGGTGCTGTCCGCGGTGGCGGAGGGCGACCTGGAGCAGCGGATGGAGCTGCGCTCGGAGGGGCCCGAGGGAGCGGTACGGCCGCTGCGCGGCGAGTTCCTGAAGGTCGCCCGAACGGTGAACAACCTGGTCGACCAGCTGTCGGCGTTCACCGACGAGGTGACGCGGGTCGCGCTGGAGGTCGGCACCGAGGGCAAGCTGGGCGGTCAGGCCCAGGTGCGCGGGATGTCCGGTTCCTGGAAGGACCTGACGGACTCCGTCAACACGATGGCGTACCGGCTCACCGCGCAGGTGCGGGACATCGCGCTGGTGACGACGGCGGTCGCGAAGGGCGATCTGTCGCGGAAGGTCACCGTCCATGTGGACGGCGAGATGCTGCAGTTGAAGAACACCGTCAACACGATGGTGGACCAGCTGTCCGCCTTCGGTTCCGAGGTGACCCGGGTGGCCCGCGAGGTGGGCACCGAGGGCGAGCTCGGCGGTCAGGCCGAGGTGCCGGGCGTGGCCGGCGTGTGGAAGGACCTGACGGACTCCGTCAACACGATGGCGGGCAACCTGACCTCGCAGGTGCGGGGCATCGCCGAGGTGACGACGGCGGTCGCCAACGGCGACCTGTCGCAGCAGGTGCGGGTGAGCGCGCGCGGCGAGGTCGCGCAACTCGCCGACACGATCAACCAGATGACCGAGACGCTGGCGACGTTCGCCGACGAGGTGACCCGGGTCGCCAGCGAGGTCGGCGCCGGCGGCGTGCTGGGCGGTCAGGCGCAGGTGCCGGGTGCGGCGGGTACGTGGAAGGACCTCACGGACTCGGTGAACACGGCGTTCCGGAACCTGACGGGTCAGGTGCGGGACATCGCGCAGGTGACGACGGCGGTGGCGAACGGCGACCTGTCGCAGAAGGTCACGGTCGACGTCGCGGGCGAGATGCTGGAGCTGAAGAACACCGTCAACACGATGGTGGACCAGCTGTCCGCCTTCGGTTCCGAGGTGACCCGGGTGGCCCGGGAGGTCGGCGTCGAGGGCCGCCTCGGTGGTCAGGCGCAGGTGTCGGGTGCGGCGGGTACGTGGAAGGACCTCACGGACTCGGTGAACACGGCGTTCCGGAACCTGACGGGTCAGGTGCGGGACATCGCGCAGGTGACGACGGCGGTGGCGAACGGCGATCTGACGCAGAAGGTCACGGTCGATGTCGCGGGCGAGATGCTGGAGCTGAAGAACACCGTCAACACCATGGTGTCGCAGCTGTCGAACTTCGCCGACCAGGTGACCCGGATGGCCCGGGACGTGGGCACCGAGGGCCGCCTCGGCGGCCAGGCCCGCGTCGACGGCGTCTCGGGTACCTGGAAGGAACTCACCGACTCCGTCAACTTCATGGCCGGCAACCTGACGTCGCAGGTGCGTCAGATCGCGCAGGTGACGACGGCGGTGGCGCGGGGCGACCTGTCGCAGAAGATCGACGTGGACGCGCGCGGCGAGATCCTGGAGCTCAAGAACACCATCAACACCATGGTCGACCAGCTCGGCGCGTTCGCCGAGCAGGTGACCCGGGTGGCCCGGGACGTGGGCACCGAGGGCCGCCTCGGCGGTCAGGCGCAGGTGCCCGGCGTTGCCGGTGTGTGGCGGGACCTCACGGACTCCGTGAACGGCATGGCCGGCAACCTCACCGCCCAGGTCCGCAACATCGCCGGGGTCGCCACCGCGGTGGCGCGCGGCGACCTGTCGCAGAAGATCGACGTGGACGCGCGCGGCGAGATCCTGGAACTCAAGAACACCCTGAACACGATGGTCGACCAGCTGTCGAACTTCGCGGAGCAGGTGACGCGGGTGGCCCGTGAGGTGGGCACCGAGGGCATCCTGGGCGGCCAGGCCGAGGTGCAGGGGGTCTCCGGCACCTGGAAGGACCTCACCCAGTCGGTGAACTTCATGGCGAACAACCTGACCAGTCAGGTGCGCAACATCGCCGAGGTGACGACGGCGGTCGCCAAGGGCGACCTGTCGAAGAAGATCACGGTCGACGCCAAGGGCGAGATCCTGGAGCTGGTCACCACCGTCAACACGATGGTCGACCAACTGTCGAACTTCGCCGACGAGGTGACCCGGGTGGCCCGCGAGGTGGGCACCGAGGGCATCCTCGGCGGCCAGGCCCGGGTCCGGGGTGTGACGGGTACCTGGAAGGACCTGTCCGACAACGTGAACCTGATGGCCAACAACCTGACCGGTCAGGTGCGGAACATCTCCCGGGTGTCGGCGGCGGTCGCCAACGGCGATCTGACGAAGAAGGTGACGGTCGAGGCGCGCGGCGAGGTCGCCGAACTCGCCGACACCGTCAACACGATGGTGACGACCCTGTCCCAGTTCGCCGAGCAGGTCACCATGGTGGCCCGCGAGGTGGGCACCGACGGCATCCTCGGCGGCCAGGCCCGCGTCCCCGGTGTGTCCGGCACGTGGAAGGACCTCACCGACTCGGTGAACGGCATGGCCGACAACCTGACCGGCCAGGTGCGGCAGATCGCCACCGTCACCACCGCGATCGCCAAGGGCGATCTCACCAAGAAGATCGACATCGACGCGCGGGGCGAGATCCAGGAGCTGAAGAACACCATCAACACGATGGTCGACCAGCTGTCCAACTTCGCCGAGGAGGTCACCCGGGTGGCCCGCGAGGTGGGCACCGACGGGCAGTTGGGCGGCCAGGCCCGGGTACGGGACGTCGACGGTACCTGGCGGGACCTGACCGAGTCGGTGAACGAGATGGCCGGGAACCTGACCCGGCAGGTGCGTGCGATCGCCGCCGTCGCCACCGCGGTGACCCGCGGCGACCTCAACCTGAAGATCGACGGCGTGGACGCGGCCGGCGAGATCCAGGCGCTCCAGGACAACATCAACACGATGATCGTCAACCTGCGCGACACCACCCTCGCCAACGAGGAGCAGGACTGGCTGAAGGGCAACCTCGCCCGTATCTCCGGTCTGATGCAGGGCCGCCGGGACCTCGACGACGTCGCCTCGCTGATCATGAGCGAGCTGACCCCGGTCGTCTCGGCGCAGCACGGCGCGTTCTTCGTGGCGATGCCGACCGGCGCGGCCAGCGCCGCCGATCTGGGGGAGCAGGAGGAGGGCCAGTACGAGCTGCGGATGCGCGGCAGTTACGGCTACTCCGCCGGGTCGATGCCCACCTCGTTCCGGCCGGGCGAGACGCTGATCGGGACGGCCGCGGAGGAGAAGCGGACGATCCAGGTCAACGTTCCGCCGGGGTACCTGAAGATCTCGTCCGGGCTCGGCGAGGCCTCGCCGGCCCATGTGATCGTGCTGCCGGTGCTGTTCGAGGGGAAGGTGCTCGGCGTCATCGAGCTGGCGTCGTTCCAGCCGTTCACGCAGATCCAGCGGGACTTCCTCAACCAGCTCGCCGAGCTGATCGCGACGACGGTGAACACGATCAGCGTCAACACCAAGACCGAGGTGCTGCTCACGCAGTCGCAGGAGCTGACCGAACAGCTGCGGGAGCGGTCCGCGGAGCTGGAGCACCGGCAGAAGGAACTCCAGGGCACCAACGCGGAGTTGGAGGAGAAGGCGGAGCTCCTCGCCCAGCAGAACCGGGACATCGAGGTGAAGAACACCGAGATCGAGGAGGCCCGGCAGGTGCTGGAGGAGCGGGCCGAGCAGCTCGCCGTCTCCATGCGCTACAAGTCCGAGTTCCTGGCCAACATGTCGCACGAGCTGCGCACCCCGCTCAACTCGCTGCTGATCCTGGCCAAGCTGCTCGCCGACAACGCCGATACCAACCTGACGCCGAAGCAGGTCGAGTTCGCCGAGACCATCCACGGCGCCGGCTCCGACCTGCTCCAGCTGATCAACGACATCCTCGACCTGTCCAAGGTCGAGGCGGGCAAGATGGACGTCTCCCCGACCCGGATCGCGCTGGTCCAGCTCGTGGACTATGTGGAGGCGACGTTCCGGCCGCTGACCGCGGAGAAGGGCCTGGACTTCTCGGTCCGGGTCTCGCCCGAACTGCCCGCCACGCTGCACACCGACGAGCAGCGGCTGCTCCAGGTGCTGCGCAACCTGCTGTCCAACGCGGTGAAGTTCACCGACTCCGGCGCGGTCGAGCTGGTCATCCGGCCGGCCGGGGCGCACGTGCCGCAGTCGATCCGGGAGCAGCTCCTGGAGGCCGGTTCGCTGCGCGACGCCGACGCCGAGCTGATCGCGTTCTCGGTGACGGACACCGGCATCGGGATCGCCGCGGGCAAGATGCGGGTGATCTTCGAGGCGTTCAAGCAGGCGGACGGGACGACGAGCCGCAAGTACGGCGGCACGGGCCTCGGCCTGTCGATCAGCCGGGAGATCGCGCGGCTGCTCGGCGGCGAGATCTATGCGGCCAGCGAGCCGGGCCGCGGATCGACGTTCACGCTCTACCTGCCGCTGCAGCCGAGCGAGCTGCCGCCGAACGGCTATCCGCAGCCCGGCGGGCTCGAGCCGCGGGCGGCCATCGAGGACTCGGCGGCAGGGCAGGGCGCCGACGGGGCCGTACCGCTCGCGCCTGAGCCGCCCACCGCGGCGCTGCCGCCGGCGGAGTCGCGTTCGGGTGCCGGGGCGCTGTTCCGGCACCGCCGCAAGGCGCTGTGGGGCGGGGCGGGGCAGTCGGCCGGGCTGCCGGCCGAGGCCGTACCGGGGCAGGAGGCGTACGGGGCGGCCGAGGACGAGGAGCAGCCGCGCCGCACCTTCTCCTTCGGCGGCGAGAAGGTGCTGATCGTCGACGACGACATCCGCAACGTCTTCGCGCTCACCAGCGTCCTGGAGCAGCACGGCCTCTCGGTGCTGTACGCGGAGAACGGCCGGGAGGGCATCGAAGTCCTGGAGCAGCACGATGATGTGACGGTCGTGCTGATGGACATCATGATGCCCGAGATGGACGGGTACGCGACGACGACGGCGATCCGCCGCATGCCGCAGTTCGCCGGCCTGCCGATCATCGCGCTCACCGCCAAGGCGATGAAGGGCGACCGGGAGAAGGCGATCGAGTCCGGCGCGTCCGACTACGTGACGAAGCCGGTCGATCCCGACCACCTGTTGTCGGTGATGGAGCACTGGATGCGCGGCGAGTGA
- a CDS encoding SpoIIE family protein phosphatase, with amino-acid sequence MAEPGVETRTRSSVITARAAASFDPVGRSVATARAFVRDTLQGWGYGDVVDDAVVLTSELVTNAVVHAGTTADVLCLRTEHGVRVEVSDHYPEREIPLQGGQNFGSPDRENGRGLLLCAALASRWGVEYTPTHKQVWFQLDLPERAVGTRTAGPVLPVDLLPSTEDRVRVAVAQIDPVGSITSWNEDAEHLFGYSPEQVMGKPLGDLAAWPHTPGTGTGLAEALQLSRWEGSYGVRGEDGRVVPVYASHLRVRDTHGIPSTVCLLVRDHERAVLQTPLRPPVADPGSENHATDPFEVFIGSPAPDDLDGLLQRTVERARDMLDGDSAFLLLATDDETELEVRATTGLPSARQRFARVPVEAGAGRYGSARMPAVHEDLAAVPGAVPLLEGTGMRSVVTVPLKVEGRLTGSLGVAAEGSGRYSNEEALRLQFAADRIALAVESARLGELERLRRGSLSFLVEASDLLAGTLDRDQTLALMAQMTVPTLATWCAVYTIADQTSEPALSYVLHEDEDRIDGLKALLSSIDPPDPVPTPGARVWHAPADAAHRAALATSMEELGQGHPGLLSSGIGTTLATAAAVGGETVVLPLFARNRVIGMLTLGKPSDDHFRQEILELAEDLSRRAALALDNARLYSERMAISRSLQRSLLPPGMPQIPGVEVEVIYRAAGEGNEVGGDFYDVFPIRDGVYGFAIGDVCGTGPEAAAVTGLARHALRLLAREGFGGPAVLERLNAAILDEGDRSRFLTLLYGEMWPQEDGSAILKVVCAGHPLPLRLRQDGTVEPAADPQPLLGVMEDLELYEQTVTLDPGDVLLCVTDGITERREGTRMLGDDGLAEVLTTCTGLTAGAVAARILRAVERFAVEPASDDMAILAMRLPEPVKGD; translated from the coding sequence ATGGCAGAGCCGGGTGTCGAGACGCGTACGAGGAGTTCTGTGATCACCGCGCGGGCTGCGGCCAGCTTCGACCCGGTCGGACGGTCCGTGGCGACCGCCCGCGCCTTCGTCCGGGACACCCTGCAGGGCTGGGGGTACGGCGACGTCGTCGACGACGCCGTCGTCCTGACCAGCGAACTCGTCACCAACGCGGTCGTCCACGCGGGCACCACCGCCGACGTGCTGTGCCTGCGCACCGAGCACGGCGTACGCGTCGAGGTCTCCGACCACTACCCCGAGCGCGAGATCCCGCTGCAGGGCGGCCAGAACTTCGGCAGCCCCGACCGGGAGAACGGCCGTGGCCTGCTGCTCTGCGCCGCGCTCGCCAGCCGCTGGGGCGTCGAGTACACCCCGACGCACAAGCAGGTCTGGTTCCAACTCGACCTGCCCGAACGCGCCGTGGGCACCCGCACCGCCGGCCCCGTGCTCCCCGTCGACCTGCTGCCCTCGACCGAGGACCGCGTCCGTGTGGCCGTCGCGCAGATCGACCCCGTGGGCTCCATCACATCCTGGAACGAGGATGCCGAACATCTCTTCGGGTATTCACCCGAGCAAGTGATGGGCAAGCCGCTCGGCGACCTCGCCGCCTGGCCCCACACCCCCGGCACCGGCACCGGCCTCGCCGAGGCCCTCCAGCTCTCCCGCTGGGAGGGCAGCTACGGCGTCCGCGGAGAGGACGGCCGGGTCGTCCCCGTGTACGCCTCCCACCTCCGCGTCCGCGACACCCACGGCATCCCCTCCACCGTCTGCCTCCTGGTACGCGACCACGAGCGCGCCGTCCTCCAGACGCCGCTGCGCCCGCCGGTCGCCGACCCCGGCTCCGAGAACCACGCCACGGACCCCTTCGAGGTCTTCATCGGCTCCCCCGCCCCCGACGACCTGGACGGCCTGCTCCAGCGGACCGTCGAGCGCGCCCGGGACATGCTCGACGGCGACTCGGCGTTCCTCCTCCTCGCCACCGACGACGAGACAGAACTGGAGGTACGGGCCACCACGGGCCTGCCCTCCGCCCGCCAGCGCTTCGCCCGCGTCCCGGTCGAGGCCGGCGCCGGCCGGTACGGATCCGCCCGCATGCCCGCCGTCCACGAGGACCTGGCCGCCGTCCCCGGCGCCGTCCCGCTGCTCGAGGGCACCGGCATGCGCTCCGTCGTCACCGTCCCCCTCAAGGTCGAGGGCCGGCTCACCGGCTCCCTCGGCGTCGCAGCCGAAGGCTCCGGCCGGTACTCCAACGAGGAGGCCCTGCGCCTCCAGTTCGCCGCCGACCGGATCGCGCTGGCCGTCGAATCGGCCCGGCTCGGCGAGCTGGAACGGCTGCGCCGCGGTTCGCTGAGCTTCCTCGTCGAGGCATCCGACCTGCTGGCCGGCACCCTCGACCGTGACCAGACCCTCGCGCTCATGGCCCAGATGACCGTGCCGACGCTCGCCACCTGGTGCGCCGTCTACACGATCGCCGACCAGACCTCGGAGCCGGCCCTCTCGTACGTGCTGCACGAGGACGAGGACCGCATCGACGGCCTCAAGGCCCTGCTCTCCTCGATCGACCCGCCGGACCCGGTGCCCACACCCGGCGCCCGCGTATGGCACGCACCGGCCGACGCCGCGCACCGCGCCGCGCTCGCCACGTCCATGGAGGAACTCGGCCAGGGGCACCCTGGCCTGCTGTCCTCCGGCATCGGTACGACGCTGGCCACTGCGGCTGCCGTGGGCGGCGAGACCGTCGTCCTGCCGCTGTTCGCCCGCAACCGCGTCATCGGCATGCTCACCCTCGGCAAACCCTCCGACGACCACTTCCGTCAGGAGATCCTCGAACTCGCCGAGGACCTCTCCCGCCGAGCGGCACTCGCCCTCGACAACGCGCGCCTGTACTCGGAACGCATGGCCATCAGCCGCTCCCTGCAGCGCAGTCTGCTGCCGCCCGGCATGCCGCAGATCCCGGGCGTCGAGGTCGAGGTCATCTACCGCGCCGCGGGCGAGGGCAACGAGGTCGGCGGCGACTTCTACGACGTCTTCCCGATCCGCGACGGCGTGTACGGCTTCGCCATCGGCGACGTCTGCGGCACGGGCCCGGAGGCCGCCGCGGTCACCGGCCTCGCCCGGCACGCCCTGCGTCTGCTGGCCCGCGAGGGCTTCGGCGGCCCGGCGGTCCTGGAGCGGCTCAACGCGGCGATCCTCGACGAGGGCGACCGCAGCCGCTTCCTGACGCTCCTTTACGGAGAGATGTGGCCGCAGGAGGACGGCTCGGCGATCCTCAAGGTCGTCTGCGCCGGCCACCCGCTCCCGCTCCGCCTCCGCCAGGACGGCACGGTCGAACCCGCCGCCGACCCGCAGCCGCTGCTCGGCGTCATGGAGGACCTGGAGCTGTACGAGCAGACCGTCACGCTCGACCCGGGCGATGTCCTCCTCTGCGTCACGGACGGCATCACCGAACGCCGCGAGGGCACCCGGATGTTGGGCGACGACGGCCTCGCCGAAGTCCTGACGACCTGTACGGGCCTGACGGCCGGCGCGGTCGCCGCGCGCATCCTCCGGGCAGTCGAACGCTTCGCGGTCGAGCCGGCCTCTGACGACATGGCCATCCTGGCGATGCGCCTCCCGGAGCCGGTCAAGGGCGACTGA
- a CDS encoding ribonuclease J: MSHPHPELGAPPKLPKNGLRVTPLGGLGEIGRNMTVFEFDGRILIVDCGVLFPEEEQPGVDLILPDFTTLRDRLDDVEGIVLTHGHEDHIGGVPYLLRLKPDIPLIGSKLTLALIEAKLQEHRIRPYTLEVAEGQREQLGPFDCEFIAVNHSIPDALAVAIRTPAGTAVATGDFKMDQLPLDGRLTDLHAFARLSEEGIDLLLSDSTNAEVPGFVPPEKDISNVLRTVFANAQKRIIVASFASHVHRIQQILDAAHEYGRRVAFVGRSMVRNMGIARDLGYLRVPAGLVVDVKTLDDLPDDEVVLVCTGSQGEPMAALSRMANRDHQIRIVPGDTVILASSLIPGNENAVYRVINGLSRWGANVVHKGNAKVHVSGHASAGELLYFYNICRPKNLMPVHGEWRHLRANAELGALTGIPKDHIVIAEDGVVVDLVDGKARIVGKVQAGYVYVDGLSVGDVTESSLKDRRILGEEGIISAFVVVDSTTGKIVSGPNIHARGSGIDDSAFNAVVPKLEEVLNKSAQDGVMEPHQLQQLIRRTIGKWVSDTYRRRPMILPVVVEV, encoded by the coding sequence TTGAGTCATCCGCATCCTGAACTCGGCGCCCCGCCGAAGCTTCCCAAGAACGGTCTGCGCGTCACGCCGCTCGGCGGGCTCGGCGAGATCGGCCGGAACATGACGGTCTTCGAATTCGACGGCCGCATCCTGATCGTCGACTGCGGCGTCCTCTTCCCCGAAGAGGAGCAGCCCGGCGTCGACCTGATCCTGCCGGACTTCACCACCCTCCGGGACCGCCTGGACGACGTCGAGGGCATCGTCCTCACGCACGGCCACGAGGACCACATCGGCGGCGTCCCGTACCTGCTCCGGCTCAAGCCGGACATCCCGCTGATCGGTTCCAAGCTGACCCTGGCCCTCATCGAGGCCAAGCTCCAGGAGCACCGCATCCGCCCCTACACCCTCGAGGTGGCCGAGGGGCAGCGCGAGCAGCTCGGACCGTTCGACTGCGAGTTCATCGCGGTCAACCACTCCATCCCGGACGCCCTGGCGGTCGCCATCCGCACCCCCGCGGGCACGGCCGTCGCCACCGGCGACTTCAAGATGGACCAGCTCCCGCTGGACGGCCGCCTCACGGACCTGCACGCGTTCGCGCGGCTGAGCGAGGAAGGCATCGACCTCCTCCTCTCGGACTCGACGAACGCCGAGGTGCCGGGTTTCGTCCCGCCGGAGAAGGACATCTCGAACGTCCTGCGCACGGTCTTCGCGAACGCCCAGAAGCGGATCATCGTGGCCAGCTTCGCCAGCCACGTGCACCGCATCCAGCAGATCCTCGACGCCGCCCACGAGTACGGCCGCAGGGTCGCCTTCGTCGGCCGGTCGATGGTCCGCAACATGGGCATCGCCCGTGACCTGGGCTACCTGCGGGTCCCCGCCGGCCTCGTCGTCGACGTCAAGACGCTCGACGACCTGCCGGACGACGAGGTCGTGCTCGTCTGCACGGGCTCCCAGGGCGAGCCCATGGCGGCCCTGTCCCGCATGGCCAACCGCGACCACCAGATCCGGATCGTCCCCGGTGACACGGTGATCCTGGCGTCGTCCCTGATCCCGGGCAACGAGAACGCGGTCTACCGCGTGATCAACGGCCTGAGCCGCTGGGGCGCCAACGTGGTCCACAAGGGCAACGCCAAGGTGCACGTCTCGGGCCACGCCTCGGCCGGCGAGCTGCTGTACTTCTACAACATCTGCCGCCCGAAGAACCTCATGCCGGTCCACGGCGAATGGCGCCACCTGCGTGCCAACGCCGAGCTCGGCGCGCTGACGGGGATCCCCAAGGACCACATCGTCATTGCCGAGGACGGCGTGGTCGTCGACCTGGTCGACGGCAAGGCCCGCATCGTCGGCAAGGTCCAGGCCGGTTACGTGTACGTCGACGGCCTCTCGGTCGGCGACGTCACCGAGTCCTCCCTGAAGGACCGCCGCATCCTCGGTGAGGAGGGCATCATCTCGGCCTTCGTCGTCGTCGACTCGACGACCGGCAAGATCGTGAGCGGCCCGAACATCCACGCCCGCGGTTCCGGCATCGACGACTCGGCGTTCAACGCCGTGGTCCCGAAGCTCGAAGAGGTCCTGAACAAGTCGGCCCAGGACGGCGTCATGGAGCCCCACCAGCTCCAGCAGCTGATCCGCCGCACGATCGGCAAGTGGGTGTCCGACACCTACCGCCGGCGCCCGATGATCCTTCCGGTCGTCGTCGAGGTCTGA